In Shewanella sp. VB17, a single genomic region encodes these proteins:
- the zwf gene encoding glucose-6-phosphate dehydrogenase, producing MGITTPEAKACDFVLFGTKGDLARRKLLPSLYQLDKAGLLNEETKVIGVAKDAFTDKEYNELVVKALTGFIKEELCQETLARFLARCHYIGTNFTESEGYQAFHELLEPTKRVMVSYFATPPSIFGDICRCLHEQNLIHSDSRVVLEKPIGSDLASSKVINDQVAAFYNEDQVYRIDHYLGKETVQNLIALRFANSLFASKWDNRTIDHVQLTVAEEVGIEGRWGYFDKAGQMRDMIQNHLLQVLTLVAMDPPVNLDADSIRDEKVKVLKSLRPINLDNIYENTVRGQYSAGFLQGSPVPGYLEEEGANTQSNAETFVALRVDIDNWRWAGVPFYLRSGKRMPTKSSEIVVYFKNPPHNLYRSNYRNLPPNKLTIRLQPHEGIEIQMMNKVPGLEQKQRLQTTKLDLSFTDTFKNERIADAYERLLLEAMLGNQALFVRRDEVEQAWTWVDGIIESWTESNDKPKPYPAGSWGPVAAVALIAKDGRSWDE from the coding sequence ATGGGCATAACAACACCAGAAGCCAAAGCTTGTGATTTTGTATTGTTTGGTACTAAAGGTGACTTAGCTCGTCGTAAATTACTGCCTTCATTATATCAACTGGATAAGGCGGGTTTACTTAACGAAGAGACGAAAGTGATTGGCGTTGCTAAAGATGCTTTTACTGATAAAGAATATAATGAATTAGTCGTTAAGGCGTTAACAGGCTTTATCAAAGAAGAACTCTGTCAAGAGACTCTGGCTCGTTTCTTAGCGCGTTGTCATTATATTGGCACCAACTTCACCGAATCAGAAGGTTATCAAGCCTTTCATGAACTGTTAGAACCGACAAAACGTGTCATGGTCAGTTATTTTGCGACGCCACCTTCTATTTTTGGTGATATTTGTCGTTGCCTTCACGAACAAAACCTTATTCACTCTGACTCTCGTGTTGTGCTTGAAAAGCCGATTGGTTCAGATCTGGCATCATCTAAAGTGATCAATGATCAAGTGGCTGCTTTTTACAACGAAGATCAGGTATACCGTATTGACCATTATTTAGGTAAAGAGACGGTTCAAAATCTCATCGCACTGCGTTTTGCAAATTCTTTATTTGCATCTAAATGGGATAACAGAACCATAGATCATGTTCAGCTCACAGTGGCTGAAGAGGTAGGTATTGAAGGCCGTTGGGGCTACTTCGATAAAGCAGGACAAATGCGAGATATGATTCAAAATCATCTTTTGCAAGTGCTGACCCTCGTGGCGATGGATCCACCAGTTAATCTCGATGCTGACAGTATTCGTGATGAGAAAGTGAAAGTACTTAAATCACTGCGGCCTATTAATTTAGATAATATTTACGAAAATACGGTACGTGGTCAGTACTCTGCCGGTTTCTTACAGGGCTCTCCTGTACCAGGATATCTGGAAGAAGAAGGTGCGAACACACAATCGAATGCTGAAACGTTTGTTGCTCTGCGTGTCGATATCGATAATTGGCGTTGGGCTGGCGTGCCTTTTTACCTTAGAAGTGGTAAACGGATGCCGACTAAGAGTTCTGAGATTGTGGTGTACTTTAAAAATCCGCCTCATAATTTATACCGTTCAAATTACCGTAATCTGCCACCCAATAAATTAACAATCCGTTTGCAGCCTCATGAAGGTATTGAAATTCAGATGATGAATAAGGTGCCAGGTCTTGAGCAAAAACAACGTCTACAAACCACTAAACTTGATTTAAGTTTCACCGACACGTTTAAAAATGAACGTATTGCTGATGCTTACGAACGTTTGTTACTCGAGGCAATGTTAGGTAATCAGGCATTGTTTGTACGTCGTGATGAAGTCGAGCAGGCCTGGACGTGGGTTGATGGGATTATTGAATCTTGGACTGAAAGCAATGATAAGCCTAAACCCTATCCTGCAGGCAGCTGGGGACCTGTGGCAGCGGTTGCTTTGATAGCAAAAGATGGCCGCTCTTGGGATGAATAA